Proteins encoded together in one Microbacterium sp. zg-Y625 window:
- a CDS encoding helix-turn-helix transcriptional regulator has translation MASAIALGRARSDIDVMSRAGLPLLHFADEAASALQTAVPFVAACLSTLDPATAMVSSTSKLGALTGRNEGDILWAQIEYGGDEPTAYSAMLADGDVAIGVHEATAGDPERSLRMSRLLQPHFDFHDEARAVFTDRNGAWGALALFRGSDDAPFSPDELAFIAVVAPAFTRGIRTGLLAQQSRHDDVIGAGGPAVIVVDAHDRVVQSSPAAADHLQQMSTDPGMGDPLVSVQALVSAARRMARGDGDRMPRVRARRHDGVWLVLHAAPLGGSGERVGDVVVTIEEARPQEVIDLVAAAFGLTVREREVVGMVLRGADTREIAGAMHVSPYTVQDHLKSVFDKAGVTSRRELVSRVYFDQFVTRTGATLGVGGWQAHAT, from the coding sequence ATGGCCTCGGCGATCGCCCTGGGTCGCGCGCGCAGCGACATCGATGTGATGTCGCGCGCCGGGTTGCCGCTACTGCACTTCGCCGATGAAGCGGCATCCGCCCTGCAGACCGCCGTGCCGTTCGTCGCCGCGTGCCTGTCGACGCTCGACCCGGCCACGGCGATGGTCTCGAGCACGTCGAAGCTCGGCGCCCTCACCGGACGCAATGAGGGCGACATCCTGTGGGCGCAGATCGAGTACGGCGGCGACGAGCCCACCGCCTACAGCGCGATGCTGGCCGACGGCGACGTCGCCATCGGCGTGCACGAGGCGACCGCCGGCGACCCCGAACGGTCGCTGCGCATGTCGCGGCTGCTGCAGCCCCACTTCGACTTCCACGATGAGGCGCGCGCCGTGTTCACCGACCGCAACGGGGCGTGGGGCGCCCTGGCACTCTTCCGAGGCAGCGACGACGCCCCCTTCTCCCCCGACGAGCTCGCGTTCATCGCCGTGGTGGCCCCTGCCTTCACCCGCGGCATCCGCACCGGTCTGCTTGCACAGCAGAGCCGGCACGACGACGTGATCGGCGCCGGGGGACCTGCGGTGATCGTGGTCGATGCGCACGACCGCGTCGTGCAGTCGAGCCCCGCCGCCGCCGACCACCTGCAGCAGATGTCGACCGACCCCGGCATGGGCGACCCGCTGGTGTCGGTGCAGGCACTCGTGAGCGCAGCCCGCCGCATGGCGCGCGGCGACGGCGACCGGATGCCGCGTGTGCGTGCCCGCCGACACGACGGAGTGTGGCTCGTGCTGCACGCGGCACCCCTCGGCGGCAGCGGCGAGCGCGTCGGCGACGTGGTCGTGACGATCGAAGAGGCCCGCCCGCAGGAGGTGATCGACCTCGTCGCCGCGGCGTTCGGTCTGACGGTGCGCGAGCGTGAAGTCGTGGGCATGGTGCTGCGCGGTGCGGACACCCGCGAGATCGCCGGGGCGATGCACGTGTCGCCGTACACCGTGCAGGACCACCTCAAGTCGGTGTTCGACAAGGCGGGCGTCACGAGCCGGCGCGAACTGGTGTCACGGGTGTACTTCGACCAGTTCGTCACGCGGACGGGCGCCACGCTCGGGGTCGGTGGCTGGCAGGCCCACGCGACATGA
- the msrA gene encoding peptide-methionine (S)-S-oxide reductase MsrA, whose product MTSGPTDTGAITRTPGTETAVLAGGCFWGVEDLIRRQPGVISTRVGYTGGQNDHATYRNHPGHAEAVEIVFDPTQTTYRDILAFFFQIHDPSTLNRQGNDVGTSYRSAIFPLTPEQEHIARETIADVDASGIWPAKVVTTIEPAGPFWEAEPEHQDYLVRIPHGYTCHFVRPGWVLPKREDAVS is encoded by the coding sequence ATGACGAGCGGACCCACCGACACCGGAGCCATCACCCGCACCCCCGGCACCGAGACGGCCGTCCTGGCCGGCGGATGCTTCTGGGGCGTCGAAGACCTCATCCGCCGCCAGCCGGGCGTCATCAGCACCCGCGTCGGCTACACCGGCGGACAGAACGACCACGCCACGTACCGCAACCACCCCGGCCACGCCGAGGCGGTCGAGATCGTCTTCGACCCCACCCAGACGACGTACCGCGACATCCTGGCGTTCTTCTTCCAGATCCACGACCCATCGACCCTCAACCGGCAGGGCAACGACGTCGGCACGAGCTATCGCTCGGCGATCTTCCCGCTGACCCCCGAGCAGGAGCACATCGCGCGCGAGACGATCGCCGACGTGGATGCCTCGGGCATCTGGCCCGCCAAGGTGGTCACGACCATCGAGCCCGCCGGTCCCTTCTGGGAGGCCGAGCCCGAGCACCAGGACTACCTGGTGCGCATCCCCCACGGCTACACATGCCACTTCGTGCGTCCCGGCTGGGTGCTGCCCAAGCGCGAGGATGCCGTGAGCTGA
- a CDS encoding SDR family NAD(P)-dependent oxidoreductase: MSESARAAAGGPRTIVITGASDGIGAAAARQLHTAGERVVVVGRNPDKTRQVAEEIGAPWHLADFAHLDQVRDLAAVLRESYERIDVLANNAGGIFGPRQLTDDGFEVTFQVNHLAGFLLTNLLRDRLIDSGAAVIQTSSVAAQRFARFDIDDLQGVRSYSAGAAYGNAKLANVLFTKELHRRFSREGLHAVAFHPGAVATSFAGASDGPWRFMYTNPLTTRLLTTPEQGGSRLTFLAAGVPGIDWRPGGYYARNKPARTNPLAADPALARMLWERSAEMVGL, from the coding sequence ATCTCTGAGTCGGCACGCGCGGCGGCGGGCGGGCCGCGCACGATCGTCATCACCGGAGCCAGCGACGGCATCGGCGCCGCGGCCGCCCGGCAGCTGCACACAGCGGGGGAGCGGGTCGTCGTGGTCGGGCGCAACCCCGACAAGACGCGCCAGGTCGCCGAGGAGATCGGGGCGCCGTGGCATCTGGCGGATTTCGCGCACCTCGACCAGGTGCGCGATCTCGCCGCGGTGCTGCGGGAGTCCTATGAGCGCATCGATGTGCTCGCCAACAACGCCGGCGGCATCTTCGGGCCGCGGCAGCTGACCGACGACGGCTTCGAGGTCACGTTCCAGGTGAACCACCTCGCGGGGTTCCTGCTGACGAACCTGCTGCGGGACCGGCTCATCGACTCGGGTGCTGCGGTCATCCAGACGTCGAGTGTGGCCGCGCAGAGGTTCGCGCGGTTCGACATCGACGACCTGCAGGGGGTGCGGAGCTATTCCGCGGGAGCGGCCTACGGCAACGCCAAGCTGGCGAACGTGCTGTTCACGAAGGAGCTGCACCGCCGGTTCTCGCGGGAAGGCCTGCACGCCGTGGCCTTCCACCCTGGAGCTGTGGCGACGAGCTTCGCGGGGGCGTCCGACGGGCCGTGGCGGTTCATGTACACCAACCCGCTCACGACGCGGCTGCTCACCACGCCCGAGCAGGGCGGGTCGCGGCTGACCTTCCTCGCTGCGGGCGTGCCCGGCATCGACTGGCGGCCGGGCGGCTACTACGCGCGCAACAAGCCGGCGCGCACCAACCCGCTCGCCGCAGACCCGGCCCTGGCGCGGATGCTGTGGGAGCGCAGCGCCGAGATGGTGGGGCTCTGA
- a CDS encoding pyridoxamine 5'-phosphate oxidase family protein, with protein sequence MADTDELQKLNELLKKFRFAMVTTRAEDGTLTAHPLTVQETESDGDLWFVIGRHASAAQHVLRDPHVGVSFSSSDAWMSLAGHAEIVDDTAKLKEQWNPALAAWFPEGPEDPEIVLLKVNAESGEYWDSPGGRIASVLAFVKHKVTGERLEGENEKFDL encoded by the coding sequence ATGGCTGACACGGACGAGCTGCAGAAGCTGAACGAGCTGCTCAAGAAGTTCCGCTTCGCGATGGTGACCACCCGCGCCGAGGACGGCACGCTCACCGCGCACCCGCTGACGGTGCAGGAGACCGAGTCCGACGGCGACCTGTGGTTCGTCATCGGCCGTCACGCGTCCGCCGCGCAGCACGTGCTGCGCGACCCGCACGTCGGGGTCTCGTTCAGCTCGAGCGACGCGTGGATGTCGCTGGCGGGCCACGCGGAGATCGTGGACGACACCGCCAAGCTCAAGGAGCAGTGGAATCCCGCGCTGGCGGCGTGGTTCCCGGAGGGGCCCGAAGACCCCGAGATCGTGCTGCTGAAGGTCAACGCCGAGAGCGGCGAGTACTGGGACAGCCCCGGCGGCCGCATCGCGAGCGTTCTGGCCTTCGTCAAGCACAAGGTCACCGGCGAGCGCCTCGAGGGCGAGAACGAGAAGTTCGATCTCTGA
- a CDS encoding nuclear transport factor 2 family protein: protein MDVNVSELLRLENAGWQSLCDGSGGDFYGTVMTDDGLMVLADGSVLDRAQVIASLADAPAWSAYEITDERLVEIGRDAAAFVYRGRAFRASGGPPFQAQMSSVYVRRDGEWRLALYQQTPVPSEDSVEL, encoded by the coding sequence ATGGATGTCAACGTCTCGGAACTGCTCCGTCTGGAAAACGCCGGCTGGCAGTCGCTGTGCGACGGCAGCGGCGGCGACTTCTACGGGACGGTGATGACCGACGACGGCCTGATGGTGCTCGCCGACGGCTCGGTGCTCGACCGCGCGCAGGTGATCGCCTCGCTCGCAGACGCGCCGGCATGGTCCGCGTACGAGATCACCGACGAGCGGCTGGTCGAGATCGGTCGGGATGCGGCCGCCTTCGTGTACCGGGGGCGCGCCTTCCGCGCCTCGGGCGGTCCGCCGTTCCAGGCCCAGATGTCGAGCGTCTACGTGCGCCGGGACGGGGAGTGGCGGCTGGCGCTGTACCAGCAGACGCCGGTGCCGAGCGAGGACAGCGTCGAGCTGTGA
- a CDS encoding response regulator transcription factor has product MRAGATADAPASGPRSAKPRLLYVEDEPETAAMVVEVLSDEYDIDHAATGEEGRRLALGRRYDVMVVDRRLPGMSGVDLLHAVRTARIATPVIMLTALGAVDDRVSGLDAGADDYLVKPFDFAELRARLRALRRGRGPAADRRELGDWVFTPGTQALYSPATGRLALTQAETALLELLTSSPEHVFTREEIVDAVFPGGSAATVDTYVHYIRRKSTPEIIETVRARGYRAGAPR; this is encoded by the coding sequence ATGAGGGCGGGCGCAACGGCCGACGCACCGGCATCCGGCCCGCGCTCCGCGAAGCCCCGCCTGCTCTACGTCGAGGACGAACCCGAGACCGCGGCGATGGTCGTCGAGGTCCTCTCCGACGAGTACGACATCGACCACGCCGCCACCGGCGAGGAAGGACGACGCCTGGCACTCGGGCGACGCTACGACGTGATGGTCGTCGACCGGCGCCTCCCCGGCATGTCGGGAGTCGACCTGCTGCACGCGGTGCGCACCGCCCGCATCGCCACGCCGGTCATCATGCTCACCGCGCTCGGCGCCGTCGACGACCGTGTGAGCGGGCTGGATGCCGGTGCGGACGACTACCTCGTGAAGCCGTTCGACTTCGCCGAGCTGCGCGCACGCCTGCGTGCCCTGCGCCGCGGCCGGGGTCCGGCTGCCGACCGACGGGAGCTGGGCGACTGGGTCTTCACGCCGGGGACCCAGGCGCTGTACTCCCCCGCCACGGGGCGTCTCGCCCTCACCCAGGCCGAGACGGCGCTGCTGGAGCTGCTCACCTCCAGCCCCGAGCACGTCTTCACCCGCGAGGAGATCGTCGACGCGGTGTTCCCCGGCGGCTCCGCCGCCACCGTCGACACCTACGTGCACTACATCCGGCGCAAATCCACCCCCGAGATCATCGAGACCGTCCGCGCCCGCGGCTACCGGGCGGGAGCCCCGCGATGA